DNA from Microbacterium sp. W4I20:
CCCTCAGGGACTCGCATCGAATGGATGGCCCCGGTGAGCGATGGCAACCAGTCAGGAGAAACATGATTCGCGTCTTTCTGGTCGACGATCACGAGATGGTGCGGCGTGGAATCGCGCAACTGATCGACGCGGAGGCCGACCTCTCGGTGATCGGCGAAGCGGGCACGTTTCGCGAGGCCGTCCGGCGAATCGATGCCACCCAACCCGACGTCGCTGTTCTCGATGTCCGGCTCCCCGATGGTGACGGGGTGACCCTCTGCCGCGACATCCGTTCCGCGCACCCGAAGATCGCCTGTCTCATCCTGACGGCCTACGACGATGACGATGCCCTGCGTTCGGCGATCCTGGCTGGCGCCAATGGGTACGTCCTCAAAGACATCCGCAGTGGCGCACTCATCGACGCCATCCGCCGCGCCGCTGCCGGAAGTTCGATCCAATCCGACGACGTGCAGCGCCGTGGGGTGTCTGCCATCCGACCGACCCCACAGAGCGTCAACGAACCCGCCAACCTCGACCTCACGATGCGGGAAAGCCAGGTGCTCGACCTCATCACGGGCGGCCTAACTAATCGTGAGATCGGAGCACGACTCGGTCTTGCCGAGAAGACGGTGAAGAATTACGTGAGCGGGCTGCTCGCGAAGCTCGGAATGGAACGGCGCACTCAGGCGGCGGTTTTTGGTTCCGAACGGAAACACACGACATCCTGAGCCCTTCCAACGGCACTATCGGCTCTTCAGCGGGGA
Protein-coding regions in this window:
- a CDS encoding response regulator transcription factor → MIRVFLVDDHEMVRRGIAQLIDAEADLSVIGEAGTFREAVRRIDATQPDVAVLDVRLPDGDGVTLCRDIRSAHPKIACLILTAYDDDDALRSAILAGANGYVLKDIRSGALIDAIRRAAAGSSIQSDDVQRRGVSAIRPTPQSVNEPANLDLTMRESQVLDLITGGLTNREIGARLGLAEKTVKNYVSGLLAKLGMERRTQAAVFGSERKHTTS